Genomic DNA from Salvia miltiorrhiza cultivar Shanhuang (shh) chromosome 1, IMPLAD_Smil_shh, whole genome shotgun sequence:
agaagtcctcagtgttgagttccgctggttccttgatttgcttcttgccttctcttgctgaagctttcagtgctgctcctcttgaggttgatggaacATCTTCGTcagatcctccagccttcttgattccaagatttctctgaaggtcgaactcatttgccatgagatcagagaagagcttgtttgtcgggagctgactgaatccaggcttatgctgatgagcgactgagtagatctgccattctcctcttggcagtgctcgaagaatctttaggttgatttctcgttgagtgtatttgtctttagaaatggattgaacttcattcaagatttgattgaatctgagttctatttcttcgacagattcattcttgagcatgaggaaggagtcgaacttctggcaagttatggatagcttattctccttgatttccttagaacctacgcacattctttcaagaatgtcccacatctcttttgcagttccgcacttgatgatcttcatgacatgcttgtcgggaacgatgtcggagatgatgcttttggcgaggttgtcaagctcatcttgcttcctttcttcggtggtgaagtctgccttttgctttgGTTGGACcgcatcgtaaggatcctgtcgaggatcaacaggaacccgtttgacggtttcggtgatggtgattggtcatttggtgatgacttcccacattcggcaaggttgggcggtgaggaagctttcaagccgaaacttccatatgtcgtatttttcaatactaaacataggtagagaagataatctgctgtggttagtctccatcaaaaaagagagaacagataacagcagatagagcaaacagcaagcacaaaaagaaagagaaaactttttcgagacctttgagaaaaaggatctagttcaattagaacctaatcagatacagaatgttcttgcaaacaacctgctctgataccaattgttaggtcccgggggtctcgaataggtgtatggggaggatatacctatgggctatttttcttctcTTCGAAGTGAGatatctcaagatagagatctaaacgaaactttacatgcaaacagtgacgcctgttgactgaaaacagttttgaccaaacagggttgacgactgatactaaaagctcttcagtaaggagttatcagttaagttgttggaacttaactgatgcacttatgggctttagtcgagtttgctaaaacagagatgataacactcttcctgactatcaaaagatagatcagtcagactgatatcatacgcagcgaaaattaaacttagtttcgcaatagcctcggttgagcatgttgttggtcttaggtttctctttgcagttattcagtattcggtttatcaattgaaacaacacaagtaggaaagtaaaactgaaagctgtaaacaacacagagacttttacgtggttcagaaaaaccctttcctacatccacggtcggttgatcagaccaacaatccactccacaagtgcttaacaggtgcactgcaaaccaaaccgtgtgcttgtcgggtgcacacaaccgtaccactgaagaaaacccttcttcagtacccacacttcactcgtgtcggatttctgtTGCTTAGCATAACCcacgctaagactctcagagtcagagtacctttctgaactccgaatcactcaaacactcaaatctttcttttggaaagaaggtttgaacgagtgccaactatactgcaaagaacaagttctttgtagcaagtttgaccttggcttctgggtaaacagaggtttgcctaaggtctaagagaatgtatgtaatcagcagtgactgattttagctttggaattctcttcttcgattcaagctttggggaggttaagctttaggctgcgattttggcagagcttcagcttatgtcgttgaatcggtgaaggttgaagtgatcctcgagcgctatttgtaggagaactcttgaatagatccgttggcgtcgaacgtcctcaagatttcttccgttggtgagcaattcgaatttgggctgaggcttcaatcttcgaggtcccttgtctggtggaaacggctctcttgagggacaggagatgtgacgtctctgataaagtaaccaccaaataggaatgacctctgcagagataagattctgagatctctgcatttaatgcggctgtacttttgtgagtacgtggcttcctttgaacgttggaagatcagtccgaggaagaatgttcaactgatacttgactttagtatcagtccgctgagtcaacgtggcacgcattaagtaatcagttccgaactgattcttcaactgatacttcagttggtatcttccgtcttcagtctttagtccttcgtccttcagtcttcaatcttcagaaccgcatactaaactagaaacgaactctaacacttgagttcaaaactgttctagtctattacaattaagacctatgaattttggtatcatcaaaacaaggattagaaTATTcctcaaggttcccaacaattacaaaatgcctcaaagatgtcatcatgaatgtgatgtgaaggataggcgagATAATATTCCGCCACCACTACCACAACATGAGAGGTGAGTTGAAAAATGTTGAACATTCGGAACACGAGTCTAGAACATGGGACCCAAAGTTGAAGCTTTTAGCTTGTTGTTGCGAACATAAGTTTtcttatgtatagtatgttgagggtttcgAAGACCCAGAATTTTCAAGTTCGGGATAGaatttcccgtgtgactggggagtgattatgttggacctggccaatccacatgatccaaatctcagtagatgTCCTATGGGTTAataaacccacgtgtttcaactttcggttgaaaaagtcagatgggttcttactctaggtcattttgttcgacctggtagttactccattctaccctctggtcattcatttgagtctcttgaacaatttgttttgatgtcattctagggttgaacccttacaacttttgagttatcctagtagattcttttgatgtataagactagtgagaggcacatCATTGAACCACACAAAGGCCACGTTTATCTGTTGGACTCTCTTTATCACAGAAATCGTGACATCCCTTGGAAAGCTGCTGTTGACAAGTaagttttacaaaatttatgtaataaattttttgtGTATCTTTATTATTTGCTGTTGATAAGTAAGTTTTACAAGTTGTTGTCCGTATATTAATTTGTTTGTATTCATTCTTTTGAAGCGCAATGAGTATTTTCAATGCACATAATGGAAAGAAAATCAAGAATTCAGCAAAATGGGACATCATAAAGGTGTGTGCTAttgtttataaataatattaattcacAGTTGGTGACCTCGTATTTTTATGATTCTAAACATAGGGTCCTAAGCAACCTGGCAGTACAGAATGTGGATTTTTTGTGATGCGATATATGAAAGACATAGTCGAAGGGTTTGAAAGGGCTGACAATATTTCTCTGCCATCATTGGTAtgcttataaatatatactcaTATTTTAATGTAACATTCTTAATAAACTACATTTGATCACTACTTTTTATTTGTACAGTTTACGAATGTAGCCTATTCTCAAGTTGAAATTGATGAAGTTCGCGAGGAATGGGCTAAGTGTGTTTTATTACATGTGTTGGACTGATCAGCTATATATTTTGTTTGACTTGTGAATTATAATCAAGCTATTAATCCTCTTATATCATTCCTAAGTGTGTTCTTACACATAGTAGTCTGTTTATTGAATTATTCTCTTTCATGGTCAGGTGTACGACAATAAAAGTCAGGGGTACGTAGGAAGATGTGGCATTTTGTTTGCTTTTTTGTATGGATTTTCAATCTGGAAATGATGAAGAATTTGGTGAAAATTGTGTTGAACACCATTTTTTGTTAATGTTTGGATGACTACTTTAGGTACTTTGAAGCTACAATGTTTGGAAGTTTaagttattttatataatatattttttggatTGTATTATTTGAGAATATTGTATATTTGTATGATTTTAAATtagaaaattacaaaaaacaggctaaaaaacaaaaaaaacgaaaaatatggtttattttataactaagaatacataacggttctcaTTGCCGTTTCTAATACAGATAAACATTGTTATCTATTAGCTAATtacacaacaaaaaatataaatttcataacggtaaaaaactgttataattCATACTCAAAGATAACGGAAATAACCGTTATCTAAATACAAAAAAACGTTGTCTATAATAGCAAAACTGTATGTacgaattatattttataacgcaaaaataattttcataacGGTGAAAAATCGTTATGTTTTCTCCCATATGATAACGGCGGAAAACCGttatataaaacataaaaaatcgTTATCTATATGACAAATACATATCGGAAAAAAGACATTTTATAACAGAAAAATTTCGTTATGTATTActgtcatagacaacggttttggatatgttatatatatcccagataccgttatgtatacatTGTATAGGTAACGGTAtgttaccgttatgtatgagcgccctcatacataacaccactatatacaATGGTAGTTTTGgtacatacataacggaaatttaccgttacgtatgagcattttttttagtagtgctgacacccgagcaactggtaaactacacctgagaacattTCAAGGCTACTCTTTTTGAGAAGTACGTACCGAGGAGTACCGTAAGCAACGAGAGGCTGAATTTCGAAGTtggatgcaaggaaagaaattggttgtagagtataaccgagaattTCTGTGATCTATCACGTTTTGCTCATCAAAAGATGGATACTAATGAGAAGATGTATGAGTTTTTATGtgctggtttaaggcaggactttaaggtagtattggCAAGTCAGAGTGCTTTGTCATACACCGAGGCTTTAAATCGAGCCGTGGATATGGAGTCGTTTATGCAGCCAAAGAAAATACTGCAGGCACCTACACTGCCGTTGACTCAGATAAAAACACCTGGAGGACAACAGATTGTGCCTCAAGGACATAATGGAAGGAGAAAGTGGGAGGACAGAGGACAGGGCAACAAAATGCCGTGGCAAGGACAAGGCCAGCGACAACAGGGTAAACAACAATATCCTGAACAGTCATCAGGACAACAGAGGACGCCGCCGTGCGCCAAGTGCAACAAGATGCACTTGGGGGTTTTCAAAGTTGGAACTAATAGTTGCTTCAACTATGGACAAGCAGGTCACTTGTCACAGCCCGGTCTAAGCTAGTGTATAGTTAAGCCGGGGAAAGGTGTGACTGGGAAATGGAGTAGAAAATGCTAAAGAAAAGagatatcaataataataatgaacctGCTTTAACGATGAATTACTTTAATATTGGATAATCATAAGTAATCACTTTTAAAACTCATGAGTAGACAACTTACAATACACAACGACAAGTTGTCTAACTTTCAAGTGACATAATTCTCAAAGCTATTGATTTAAAATATGtacaacacatcaataaagtaaaatacattaagtgttgcagcggaaataactcaagtggattacatgtattGAAGACATGGAATCCTGAGTCTGGTTTAATACATATACATCAAAGAATTTGCTCTGCTCGCTTCCATCTGCACCACAACttaacctgcatatttagaaacatacgcagggctgagtaccaaaaagcactgatcgctaatttcttaacaacaataactgcaactaaacagtgtaatcgtagcacagaaacagcaagtcgagtatcgtatccacagagactgtaaaacgaaatgactctatctatttcctaaacagacactcacagtagacaggcaaaacAAATAGGAAGGTGAATCAAAAActaaatttaacaaaataaaatctaaagaGCAGAGaaacaatgataaataaatcaaatataaagaaaactctgaccctagggatgtacttttactaattaactacatgcatttaatatattgattcaattaccaatttaatccaaccctgatgagagatcacagaattattcacaagcttctctaacgaacgcctatgaacgtagattaatttaccccctttcacattcaagattccaaggaataaattaactcccaagcgtacacaaagaatagctccctacagtttcacctatctcattcaagtgtcaaggctactactataacatgcattcctgaatcggctgaacaattatcgcattcaagactcaaactgaatagctagacatgtaaattattggccaaataattcacaagaaattaagcaccaggaatcatgaatcacaagttagagggaaaattgatatcaataaatcatgcacacataattaatcagctatgtacaaaccctatgttcagattaacgaactagccagacatcgtaaaataaaacataaacataattaaaaagaacacaattgaaagaactgaattatataaaaattgaataaaaaatcttgaatcttcaatccatatagaaatccaatccaagctgtaaaaaactggaaaacaataataatctaaagctatgaaactgagaaaaataaaagctgggaactgaaaaaggaacccaaaataggtcaaaagaagacctatttatagtgtcagggtaaaatacagtgtttggaactcagaagaactctaaaaatcggaAAATCTCGCAAAACCGCCCAATTCAGCGGtcaaactcggcggtcgccgagttgACCGCCGTTTTTGTGCTGAAAAACTACCAAATTCGGCGCCCGCTGAATTTAGAACTCGCGGTGCAAAACTGAAACAGAGATTTCGGTGACCAACTCGGTGGttgccgtttaggtcgccgaatttcttcttcaaaatgccaATTTTCGGAGGTCAAAGTCGTTGACCGCCGagttttgactgctgcgcgcgatgtttttgtttcggccataactttctagtccgaactccgatttatgatccgttcgCACTAACGAACTCCAATCGAGTCGatatacaacttctatttcagtaCATTTCTCCAAATTTGTCGCGGCCGCACCCGCTAGGGATAGCGAGTTCGGGGAAATCGCGACGAAGGGAGGGGATTTAGAAGCGGGGGTAGAAAGGGGGGCACGAAGGGTTGAAGAGGAGTTTAAATAGGGGAACTCGGCTGGTGTACTCGAGTGCCTAAGGGTGGCAGCTCTGGCTGGTATTGCGTGGCATAGGGGAGGCTCTTCAGTTGCTCGCCCAATggaggggctgctgctgctctgacgttgctgctgctgttgcagCGTGGAGATGGAGTGCGGCTCTTCGGCTGCtgcccaatgggaggagctgcagCTGGCGTGGAAAGAGAGGGGGGTGCTGCTGCTGTGCAGGGCGGCGCTGGCGTGGACTTGgctggttgggcagcgctggcgtggtGTAAGGGGAGAGCTGCTTGTTGCAGCTTTGCGTGGGGAAAGGAGGGTGGCCTTTCGGCTGCtgcccaatgggagga
This window encodes:
- the LOC131018134 gene encoding uncharacterized protein LOC131018134, with translation MYKTSERHIIEPHKGHVYLLDSLYHRNRDIPWKAAVDNAMSIFNAHNGKKIKNSAKWDIIKGPKQPGSTECGFFVMRYMKDIVEGFERADNISLPSLFTNVAYSQVEIDEVREEWAKCVLLHVLD